tagTAGTGTGGACCTCACTTTACTACTCgttgggaaagcatgcagtttattaggctgcagATTAAATACATTATGATGAATTAACTTCACAggatggtgaaagtgcaaggtgatgtgTTTGTGAACCCTAGGTTGAATTAAAACAATAGCTGCTGATGACTTCACAAGTGCTTTATTGGCGTAAATATTACAATTGATATGACTTATAAAGGATGGTTAAATTAAATTTTCTCTGTTAAagctaccctttggaatgacttcatAGTAACAgcaattttttaaacattttttaaaaatgttaatttaaaaacaaattaaattgagatttttcaaTCATTCACAAGATACcacattggtagtagtcagtGACATGTCAAAGCTAAACTGGCCTTGGTTAAAacactggatgggagaccaaatggaTAGctgtagatcaactctccagtaggaggtgctgcccagactttttgttgttgtatataacgTTGACGATCTGCcattgtttcaaaggtacaaattcaacattttATGCTATATAGCTTCTTTACACTGAAAATACAAGGCTGACTGagctctgctttctctctctccacagctgtttGACCATGATGTCCCTGTACTTGGCAGTGTTGGTGCTCTGTATGAGTGCTGTGTATGCGGCCCCTATGTTTGACTCTCAGTTGGAGGGCCACTGGCACTTGTGGAAGAACTGGCACAGCAAGAACTACCATGAGGTGGGTGTTTAAGCACAAGTAGAGGAGCACATCCTCATAGGAACCCTTCGGTAGCTCCCAACGAGTGAAGGCTGGTGGGATGAGCTTTTGGAGGATGGGCTTATTGTaaaggctggaatggaattattggaatggtatcaaacatttagaaaccacgtttgactcagTTCCATTACAGCCAGTACAATGAGCATGTCCTCCTTTGACTCCTCCCACCATCCTCCACTGCTCTCAACAAGGGGCTCAAATTGATCAATTGGTGCATACATGTAGCTGTAAATTACACCTATATATCATTAATTGCATGGATTGTGAACATAGTTCTGGGACAGTATATGATTGTGTATATTTTCTAACTGTTTTTCACTCATTGTTACAGAGTGAGGAGGGCTGGAGAAGGATGGTTTGGGAAAAGAACCTGAAAAAGATTGAGATGCACAACCTGGACCACTCTATGGGAAAACTCTCCTACCGTTTGGGCATGAACCAATTTGGTGACATGGTAAGAAGAATCACCTTGCTGAGCAGTGCGTGACATGGATGACATGGGTGCCGCTACTCATTCTGGGggcctgtactgtatatatttaaatccAGGTACACTGCAggacttttgagctaatattctatgagGTGCAGGAACTAAAGCAGTGGAAATTTGCAGGTGCTGATATCAGTTCCAGTGAACTTCTGTCCAAGTCTGTTGCTGAGACATTTTACTGTGGAGCAGGAGCTACTTTTCAGCAGCTCTTtcccatactgtgtgtgtgctaTAGCTGGATCTTTTTGTTGCCATGCCATAGATTTGCTAAAGCACATACAGTATGAAATATTTCACAGGCACAGGTGTCAGCGTTGACAATGAAAGCAGGAATGTATTCAGACTCGCAGGTTAGGTTTCTTCAACTAGCAAGCAGGAATGGAATAGTTATCCCGAGAAGAGAATTGAAACTTACTCGTAGTCTTTTAAAGATGCACACAGGATTTATGGCTGAGTGCACAACTTTTAAAACAGTCCTAAGACGTAAAAAACAATACATTTCCCATTCAGATGGTACATTACAAACATCTTTTCAGGGAAGACATTACATTTCAACATGTTCTGATTCTTTCCTCCCTAGACCAACGAAGAGTTCAGGCAGCTCATGAACGGCTACAAGCAGACGACTGAGAGGAAGTACAAGGGCTCTCTTTTCATGGAACCCAATTACCTGCAGGCCCCTGAAGCCATCGACTGGAGAGAGAAGGGCTACGTCACTCCCATCAAGAACCAGGTGAGACCTGAATCACTCATGTGTCATGACTCATCCATACACTGCTGTGTCACTAAATAAGGTTTTACTTCCAGAGAACTATCTGGCTTGTTTGCGTGCTGTTTACCATGATTGTAATTTACAGTATCCAGAAGGTAAGGCGGCAAATTGCGCATAcatattcttatatatatatatatatataacaatatgtATGCCCAATTTGCCGTAATATGCACTTCAGTGTTTTCTGGCATGAAAAAGTAACAAGATGTTTAACAACCTTTACCCCTCAGTGCTCATGTGGGTCTTGCTGGGCGTTCAGTTCCACCGGGGCCATAGAGGGCCAGCAATTCAGGAAGACTGGCAATCTGGTGTCTCTGAGTGAACAGAACCTGATGGACTGCTCCAGACCCCAGGGCAACGAGGGCTGTAATGGGGGTCTCATGGACTTGGCGTTCCAGTATGTAAAGGACAACGGCGGCCTGGACACAGAGGCGTCCTACCCCTATGTGGGCAAGGTAAGGCCCTGTGTTCTATTAGTCTGAATTCAAATATAATAGGGTATGAAGATGCATTTATTAAAAGTAAGGCCCTGTTCTTTTAGCCAGGTCCCAGATCGTGCAGTTTTTGCTGTCGATCTGGAATGACTTACAACTTCAACTTTGAAAATTTGAGTTTCCACTTCATTACAGTGGGATTTGTCTCCAAGAATGACCGACTTGCTTGAATATTCGAAATATGTTGTTTTTTACAAATCATGGCCATTGTTCTTCCCTGGTAACTCAGGATGATGATATTTGCCACTACCGACCAGAGTTCAGTGCTGTCAATGAAACTGGCTTTGTGGACATCCCCAGTGGCAAAGAACACGCTCTGATGACGGCTGTGGCGTCTGTCGGCCCCATCGCTGTCGCCATCGATGCCAGCCACGAATCCTTCCAGTTCTACCAGTCTGGTGAGTAGCAGTTAGCGGTGCAACTTAAATTATGTGTAACATTATTTGCAATGATTGGATTCCCTACCTACTATTTTTTGAGGTAGCAGTGATCTGTACTGGTCTATTGTCCTGTTCACCGTGTACAAATGGTGTTGTCTTTGAAGTAAATTGTGACCAATATTTCTAACTAGTTACTAGCTAAGTAATCAACTATTAGGTTTGAGATCAGGTGGTTTTACATACCGAAGTAAACTCTGTATCGTAGCCCACTAATTTAACTATGTCCTCTCCCTGTAGGGATCTATTATGAGGAGAAGTGCAGCAGTGAGGAGCTTGACCATGGAGTTCTGGTGGTGGGATACGGTTTTGAAGGAGAGGATGTAGATGGCAAGAAATTCTGGATTGTCAAGAACAGGTACAGTACATAGTATCTTCCtaggatgttttttgtttgttacgTCACCACTACGGGATTGGTTGATTCCCTCATCGGGGAATATGCCTCTCTTGTCCTGATACTATGGTCTAAGTCATACATTTCTCTAAAGCAGCAGTGAATCTATAATTTCCTACTAACTAGAACTGTGGGACTAACATGTTTTGTCTCTTCCTCAGCTGGAGCGAGAAATGGGGAGACAAAGGCTACATCTACATGGCCAAAGACAGGAAGAACCACTGTGGCATCGCCACGGCAGCCAGCTACCCACTGGTCTAGTGTTCTGTAAGTTCTCGAACACTAGACCCAGAGTTTGAGTTTTAGAGATGTTTGACGAACGTTCTGAAAAAAAGGGCAATGTCGACTGCAGTGCTGCCTTAACTAAGTCTGTGAAATGCGCAAGAGAAACCTGCTGCATGGGTTTTAAAGAAACACTGTTTTAGGGAAATTATGAAAATTCTACCTATTTTGTTTTATACTTGATTTTATGTGTGTCGGTgcgattgtatgtgtgtgtatagttctATTTGAGTTAAGCATTCCGTTTATTTGTAACTTTACTTGATGAGGCCAGCTAGACTACATTCTCTAGCACATGTCAGTTTGTGCTTACTGTTTGTGTTTACAACACTGTTGTagacacaggatatatatatatatattcctgagttacagttgatATACCGTCTATTTTTTAACTGGCACGTTCTCTGTGGAGCTGAGAGCAACAACCACTGAATGATAAGACATTGAGGAAGACTAGAGCTCTGAAATGACTGAGTTTGTTTCTGAAAGTGAGGGACAAAAAGAGAACGGTACACCTGGGTTTGTTTCCTCCACTGCTTTTTTTATCTGCAGCTAGTGTTTGAGTAAAGGTGTTGAATGGTAATGCCTAGACAAGAGCCTAGTGATGCAGAGACTGATATGCCTCCGGGTGGTGAGAGGAGATGTATAacattctaacacacacatgTAGATGAGTTCAAATtgtgtttaataataataaactaCATTCATCAATCTGACTCCAATATCATGTGACTAATGGCTATAGATCATAAATGTATACTGGTGAATCTAGCCGGCTTGTGAGTCTACACATTATCACTCAGATGCTATAATTACATTTGTTCTAAGATAATTGATTATTAAGAGGCTTATGCGCTGTCTATATACCCATCGTCCAAGCTTTAATTTATCTAGTTGATCTTAGACCAAGATGTAAAGTACCAATGTGTAATCTAATGTGTATAGTGTACATAACATTTACCATTAGACTTCATTAAATATGAGCACAACTGTAGTCTCAAGTTTAAAGTAATCTGACGTGTTACAGTTTTAACTATTATCAAATGGTACGTCACAGTAGTCAGCTTAGAAAATATACCCCTATGACATAAAATGTACATCAAAATATCGGTTTACCAATGACTCCACTAATTTATGAGCTTATATTCAATCAAAGAATGGCTCTGTAAAACGAGGACTGCATTTACTCAATTCAACTAACAGGATGTTTTACTCACAAAACAATTGACACAAACGATTACAGTGTAGGCTACATACAACACATAATACTTTTACGGAATAATTCAGAGTAAATGGCTACATCGAATAGGCAAAGACTTACAAtaccttcagaaggtattcacacccttgaacgttgaatatccctttgagcatggtatatttattaattacactttggatggtgtatcaataaacccagtAACTAGAAAAACacagtccttcctaactcagttgccgtagaggaaggaaactgttcagggatttcaccatgaggccaacggtGTTATGGCTCTCGTTTGTGGTAGGAAGAGTGGACCAAGACGCAGCGTGGAAAGTATTCATGATTTTAATATTCAAAAagcactcaaacaaaataacaaacatgaaaacgaaagcgaacagttctgtcaggcaaaaAACACTAatcagaaaacaagatcccacaaaacctaaaaggaaaatgacaacttagatatgatccccaatcagagacaacgatagacaactgcctctgattgggaaacacacacggccaaaaccaaagaaatagaaaacatagactttcccatccgagtcacaccctgacctaaccaaacatagaaaataaTAAGGAACTCTAAGGTTGTGGCGTGATaaacggtgactttaaaacagttacagagtttagtgGCTGttatgggagaaaactgaggatggatcaacaacattgtagttactccacaatactaatccaattgacagagtgaaaagaaggaagcatgcacagaatacaaatattgcaaaacatgcatcctgtttacaataaTGCActtaagtaaaactgcaaaaaaatgatatcctgaatacaaagcattatgtttggggcaaatccaacacaacacatcatatatacttaagtatcaaaagtaaatgtgtaaaaatgtcaaattccttatattacgcaaaccagatggatagccaggggcacactccaacaccccCGACAAattaagcatgtgtgtttagtgagtctgccagatcaaaggcagtaggaatgaccagggatgttctcttgataattgagttatttgaccattttcctgtcctgctaagcattccaaaTTTAATGAGAACTTATTGggtgtcagggtatatgtatggagtaaaaaagtaagttgtcaaatatataaatagtaaagtacagataccccccaaaacactACTTAAGTAGGACTTTAAAGAAGTTTTACTTAAATATTACACCACTGGTTCCCGAGTAGCctatttacagttttgacttaaattggcttaaaaatctatggcaagacttgaaattgGCTGTCTagacaatgatcaacaaccaacttgacagagcttgaagaattaaaaaaataataatgtgcaataTTGTAAaatctaggtgtgcaaagctcttagaaacttacccagaaatactcacagctgtaatctctgccaaaggtgattctaacatgcactgtattgactcaggggtgtgagtaCTTATGTAGGctaaattagatatttctttatttaattttcaatacatttgaaaacatttctaaatttgaaaaatgttttaattttgtcattatggggtattctgtgtagatgggtgagaaatatAATCTCTAAGAGAAAAACTGTGTGTCTGATaaacacaagagggttgctaaCAAGCAAATGAGCGAATTCACTTCCCTTTTTACCAAATTCAAGAGGAAACACCCATAACCTGAATGAACAATTGCTTGCACTTTGCTAGTGAAAACAAAATGTAGGAACAGCACACCCAGAATCTAATATAATCAACTCAACCTTTTTAATTTCCACATGTAGGAAGCTTTTGCGTTTTGTGTTTTACAATAATCTACATTGCTAGTAGGTGAGTCAGAGACAATAGGCCTATCATTGTCATGCATCTAATTGGCCTATTGCTCAACGGCAGGAGACAGCCTGCCCCAGCCTACTTACTTAATTGGCAATCAAGTTCAAAAAAGTAAGTTGAATCAGCAGGTCGAACTCGGATACAGAGAATGGGATGGATAAACAATAGGCAGGGACAAGTGATGCACAAAAACAGGCTTCAGAATGCAGAGGAACATTTTACAGTGTCTGTGTTCAATGCTACTTTGATATTGCAACCACACAACTCAAAAGCCGGTTCACCAGTATGAATGAAATCGCAAAACCCTCTTTCTTTGATTGAGCCGTCAAGAACTGTTGTCCGATAAAGATTTTAATCTGTTTGCATCTGCCAGTTTATTGGCTGCCCAGTATCCAGACGATTTGTACCCAGAGCTTCCTATACAGTTAATATCTTTCCGTAACGTGTTGAGGCTGGAAATTAAGGAGAATATGAGATGAAGCACCAATCCCTTCTGCCCAGTTTCCCTGATGTTGCTACTGCAATCCAAATATTTTTAACCATCCCTGCAATTGTCACATCTGCAGAGAGATCGTTCTCTAAACTAAAACTCATAATGAACAACCTTAGAAGCACAACGTCTCAGGAAAGACTGTCTGGGTTGTCAATATTCAGTACAGAAAACAATTGGGCCCGCAACCTGGACCTACAAGCTGTGGTGaaaacatttgcacacaaaacTGCAAGGCGATGCATTCTGATACTGTTGCCTCTAAATTGAAAAAAAATGGAGAGAATCACAGACCCAAAGAAATACTTTTTTCTAAAATAAGGAAATAGTGAAAAAAATAACAACTTATAAATACTCTTAAGGATCCGCCACTAaaaattttcacctaaaatgacatacccaaatcgaactgcctgtagctcaggccctgaagaaaggatatgcatattcttggtaccatttgaaaggaaacactttgaagtttgtggaaatgtgaaagggatgtaggagaatataacacaatagatctggtaaaagataatacagacaaaaccaaccgttcttttgtattttttttgtaccatcatctttgaaatgcaatagaaaatccataatgtattattccagcccatgtgaaatttagattttggctagatggcagcagtgtgtgtacacaattttagactgatccaatgaaccattgcatttatgttcaacCTTTTtcatcaagactgcccaaatgtgcctaatttgtttattattaTCTTTCATGTTCAAAAATCTGCATTttcctcaaacaattgcatggaattctttcactgtaatagctactgtaaattggacagtgcagttagattaacaagactttaagctttctgccaatatcagatatgtctatgtc
The DNA window shown above is from Oncorhynchus tshawytscha isolate Ot180627B linkage group LG20, Otsh_v2.0, whole genome shotgun sequence and carries:
- the LOC112214478 gene encoding procathepsin L-like; this encodes MMSLYLAVLVLCMSAVYAAPMFDSQLEGHWHLWKNWHSKNYHESEEGWRRMVWEKNLKKIEMHNLDHSMGKLSYRLGMNQFGDMTNEEFRQLMNGYKQTTERKYKGSLFMEPNYLQAPEAIDWREKGYVTPIKNQCSCGSCWAFSSTGAIEGQQFRKTGNLVSLSEQNLMDCSRPQGNEGCNGGLMDLAFQYVKDNGGLDTEASYPYVGKDDDICHYRPEFSAVNETGFVDIPSGKEHALMTAVASVGPIAVAIDASHESFQFYQSGIYYEEKCSSEELDHGVLVVGYGFEGEDVDGKKFWIVKNSWSEKWGDKGYIYMAKDRKNHCGIATAASYPLV